A single window of Methylobacterium nodulans ORS 2060 DNA harbors:
- a CDS encoding class I adenylate-forming enzyme family protein, with translation MTAALAERLMAWLRNSRADLRETAGPGAAPADIAAFAESVRDRLRSAGVQPHEPVQLTIANRATDIGVMLGIWLAGAVAVPIHHAASPTTREAIGRATGARFQLDGLTITRLADHAPRPRDLLASAALIVFTSGTTGVPKGVVLGHDALAGKIEALDRLLSFRQDDVVVMPLQLIFIFGIWVSLLAIRSGATLVLVQKFSPETVEDLLAHEATILAAVPSMLRVMAARALPRAARLRMVLTGGESLGPALKETLDDAWPDAGVFDLYGSTETGSCDFCLPPWRETGAGTIGYPTENVAFRIVRDDGTVAAIGETGELQIRTPYGMLGYLDNPAMTSAAFDGDHYRSGDLARLRPDGCTELVGRLKEIVSRGGNKISPMEIETVLCRHQDVAAALCAGVPDARYGEAIHAVVVPKPGTCLTPDALKRWAGTQMERFKVPDVVVFSETLPVGPTGKASRAGVRQLTASLSG, from the coding sequence ATGACGGCAGCGCTTGCAGAACGGTTGATGGCGTGGCTGCGCAACTCTCGCGCGGACCTGCGCGAGACGGCCGGCCCCGGCGCGGCGCCGGCCGACATCGCCGCTTTCGCCGAGTCGGTGCGCGACCGTCTCCGGTCGGCAGGCGTGCAGCCGCACGAACCTGTTCAGTTGACCATTGCAAACCGGGCGACCGACATCGGCGTGATGCTGGGAATCTGGCTGGCTGGCGCCGTCGCCGTGCCGATCCACCATGCGGCCTCCCCGACGACCCGCGAGGCCATCGGGCGGGCCACGGGCGCACGCTTTCAACTCGATGGCCTGACGATCACCAGGCTTGCCGATCACGCACCGCGGCCGCGCGACCTTCTCGCATCCGCGGCGCTGATCGTGTTCACCTCGGGAACGACAGGCGTCCCGAAGGGGGTCGTCCTCGGCCACGACGCGCTCGCGGGAAAGATCGAAGCGCTCGATCGCCTCCTGTCGTTCCGGCAGGACGATGTCGTGGTGATGCCGCTGCAGCTGATCTTCATTTTCGGCATCTGGGTCAGCCTGCTGGCGATCCGGTCGGGGGCGACTCTCGTCCTCGTGCAGAAGTTCTCGCCCGAGACCGTGGAGGACCTGCTCGCGCACGAGGCCACAATTCTCGCGGCGGTGCCATCGATGCTTCGCGTCATGGCTGCGCGCGCGCTGCCGCGGGCGGCCCGGCTGCGGATGGTGTTGACCGGCGGCGAGAGCCTCGGACCGGCCCTCAAGGAGACGCTCGATGACGCTTGGCCGGACGCAGGTGTGTTCGATCTCTACGGATCGACCGAGACGGGCTCGTGCGATTTCTGCCTGCCTCCCTGGCGCGAAACCGGCGCAGGCACCATCGGCTACCCGACGGAGAACGTCGCCTTCCGGATCGTCCGTGATGACGGAACGGTCGCAGCCATCGGCGAGACCGGAGAGCTGCAGATCCGCACGCCCTACGGGATGCTCGGCTACCTCGACAATCCGGCGATGACATCGGCCGCCTTCGATGGCGACCACTATCGTTCGGGCGATCTCGCGCGGCTTCGCCCGGACGGCTGCACGGAACTCGTCGGCAGGCTGAAGGAAATCGTGTCCCGCGGCGGGAACAAGATCTCTCCCATGGAGATCGAGACCGTGCTGTGCCGCCATCAGGATGTCGCGGCGGCGCTCTGCGCGGGCGTTCCCGATGCGCGCTACGGCGAGGCCATCCACGCGGTGGTCGTCCCGAAGCCGGGCACCTGCCTGACGCCCGACGCGCTGAAGCGCTGGGCGGGCACGCAGATGGAGCGCTTCAAGGTCCCGGACGTCGTGGTTTTCAGCGAGACCTTGCCGGTCGGCCCCACGGGGAAGGCGAGCCGGGCCGGCGTCCGGCAGCTCACGGCATCGTTGTCGGGGTGA
- a CDS encoding enoyl-CoA hydratase/isomerase family protein, giving the protein MSYDTLLYETFDGVGRITLNRPGRTNAISATMLSELDALMDAIERDDAVRAVIVRGAGEAFSSGFDLKDQMELKPSGVAQWRDILRKDFDVPMRFWHCPKPTIAAVRGPCLAGACELALACDMTIAAQDAFFGEPELKFGAGIVVMILPWIVGPKVAKEIILTGQDRISAARAYEIGMINRVVPPEELDAAALRLARHVAAIDPVLVKETKRALNRSIEIRGMLEGLEAALDIDLLIEGQGSPDKKAFFEVARAQGLKAALAWRDARFPGEAS; this is encoded by the coding sequence GTGAGCTACGACACTCTCCTCTACGAAACATTCGACGGCGTCGGCCGGATCACACTCAACCGGCCGGGACGCACGAATGCGATCAGCGCCACGATGCTGTCCGAACTCGACGCGCTCATGGACGCGATCGAGCGGGACGATGCCGTCCGGGCCGTGATCGTCCGGGGCGCGGGCGAGGCCTTCTCGTCGGGCTTCGACCTCAAGGACCAGATGGAGCTGAAGCCCTCCGGCGTGGCGCAATGGCGCGATATCCTGCGCAAGGACTTCGACGTCCCGATGCGGTTCTGGCATTGCCCGAAGCCGACCATCGCGGCCGTGCGCGGCCCCTGCCTCGCGGGCGCCTGTGAGCTCGCCCTGGCCTGCGACATGACCATCGCGGCGCAGGACGCCTTCTTCGGCGAGCCGGAGCTGAAGTTCGGGGCCGGCATCGTGGTGATGATCCTTCCCTGGATCGTCGGGCCCAAGGTCGCGAAGGAGATCATCCTGACCGGGCAGGACAGGATCAGCGCCGCGCGGGCTTACGAGATCGGCATGATCAATCGGGTCGTTCCCCCTGAGGAGCTCGACGCGGCCGCCCTGCGGCTCGCCCGACACGTCGCGGCCATCGATCCGGTTCTGGTCAAGGAAACCAAGCGGGCGCTCAACCGGTCGATCGAGATCCGCGGCATGCTCGAGGGCCTTGAGGCCGCGCTCGACATCGATCTGCTCATCGAGGGGCAGGGCTCGCCCGACAAGAAGGCTTTCTTCGAGGTCGCCCGGGCGCAGGGCCTCAAGGCGGCGCTCGCTTGGCGCGACGCTCGCTTCCCCGGAGAGGCGTCATGA
- a CDS encoding ABC transporter substrate-binding protein — MRGIFVLAMLVGSLSAARSEDLPIFRIGVMNDQSGLYSDIAGPGSVVAARMAVEDFNPESRGFRVEVIAADHQNKPDVGAAIARKWFDVDRVDAIVDVPTSSVALAVSAVSAEKNKAFLITSAGTSDLTGTACTRNNVHWTYDTWALANSTGRAVVKQGGKSWYFITADYAFGHALERDASEAVKNNGGKILGHALAPFQSGDFSSFVLQAQGSRAQVVAFANSGGDTINSIKQAAEFGLKESGQRLVSLLAFISDVHAIGLQTAQGLMLTEAFYWDLNEGTRAWTQRFAPRNSGRYPTMNQAGTYAAVLHWMKAIDALDKTKARDGGAVVTQMKAMPTDDPLFGKGSIRADGRTIHDLYLFEVKGPGESKAPYDYYKLIDTIPGDQAFRPLAEGRCPFALN; from the coding sequence ATGCGAGGAATTTTTGTGCTCGCGATGCTGGTCGGCAGCCTGTCTGCTGCGCGGTCCGAGGATCTTCCGATCTTCCGCATCGGGGTGATGAACGATCAGTCTGGCCTCTATTCCGATATTGCGGGCCCGGGATCGGTTGTCGCAGCAAGGATGGCAGTCGAGGATTTCAATCCTGAAAGCCGGGGCTTCAGGGTCGAAGTCATCGCCGCCGACCATCAGAACAAGCCGGATGTCGGTGCGGCCATCGCCCGCAAGTGGTTCGACGTGGATCGCGTCGATGCCATCGTGGACGTTCCGACATCCTCGGTCGCGCTCGCCGTCTCCGCGGTCTCGGCCGAGAAGAACAAGGCCTTCCTGATCACGAGCGCGGGCACCTCCGACCTGACCGGGACCGCTTGTACCCGCAACAACGTCCATTGGACCTACGACACCTGGGCGCTCGCCAACAGCACCGGGCGGGCCGTCGTCAAGCAGGGCGGGAAATCCTGGTATTTCATCACGGCGGACTACGCCTTCGGGCATGCGCTCGAACGTGACGCCTCGGAAGCCGTGAAGAACAACGGCGGCAAGATCCTCGGACACGCGCTCGCGCCATTCCAGAGCGGTGATTTCTCCTCCTTCGTGCTGCAGGCGCAGGGGAGCAGAGCCCAGGTCGTTGCGTTCGCGAATTCCGGTGGCGACACGATCAACTCGATCAAGCAGGCCGCGGAATTCGGCCTCAAGGAGTCCGGCCAGAGGCTCGTCAGCCTGCTCGCCTTCATCTCCGACGTACACGCCATCGGCCTGCAGACCGCACAGGGGCTGATGCTCACGGAGGCGTTCTACTGGGACCTGAACGAGGGCACGCGCGCCTGGACCCAGCGCTTCGCGCCGCGCAACAGCGGCCGCTACCCGACGATGAACCAGGCCGGCACCTACGCGGCCGTCCTCCACTGGATGAAGGCCATCGACGCGCTCGACAAGACGAAGGCGCGCGACGGAGGCGCCGTCGTGACGCAGATGAAGGCCATGCCGACCGACGACCCGCTCTTCGGCAAGGGATCGATCCGGGCGGATGGGCGCACCATCCACGATCTGTACCTGTTCGAGGTGAAGGGCCCGGGCGAGTCCAAGGCTCCGTACGACTACTACAAACTCATCGACACCATCCCGGGCGATCAGGCCTTCCGGCCCCTCGCCGAGGGGCGCTGCCCCTTCGCCTTGAACTGA
- a CDS encoding MDR family oxidoreductase codes for MFKAILIEKDEAGYRAGLREIDEGQLPEGDVTVDVAYSTLNYKDGLAITGKGPVVRKFPMVPGIDIAGTVRESRHPDYRSGDRVILNGWGVGETHWGGLAQVARLKGDWLVPLPEAFTPRQAMAIGTAGYTAMLCVIALERHGVTPDKGEIVVTGAAGGVGSTAVALLSGLGYTVVAVSGRPEEAAYLRNLGAAEVLDRAGFSEPGKPLGKERWAGAVDVAGSHTLANICATAKYRGVVTACGLAQGMSLPATVAPFILRGVTLVGIDSVMCPRPERLEAWRRLARDLDPAKLDAMTGEIGLSEVVATAERLMAGQVRGRITVDVNR; via the coding sequence ATGTTCAAGGCGATCCTGATCGAGAAGGACGAGGCCGGCTACCGCGCCGGCCTGCGAGAGATCGACGAGGGGCAATTGCCGGAGGGCGACGTGACCGTGGACGTCGCCTACTCGACGCTGAACTACAAGGACGGGCTCGCCATCACCGGGAAAGGGCCGGTGGTGCGCAAGTTTCCGATGGTGCCGGGCATCGACATCGCCGGCACCGTGCGGGAGTCGCGCCACCCCGACTACCGGTCCGGCGATCGCGTCATCCTCAACGGCTGGGGCGTCGGCGAGACGCATTGGGGCGGGCTGGCGCAGGTCGCGCGTCTCAAGGGTGACTGGCTGGTGCCGTTGCCGGAGGCTTTCACGCCGCGCCAGGCCATGGCGATCGGCACGGCCGGCTACACCGCCATGCTCTGTGTGATCGCGCTCGAGCGCCACGGCGTGACCCCGGACAAAGGCGAGATCGTGGTCACGGGCGCGGCCGGCGGCGTCGGCAGCACGGCCGTCGCCCTGCTGTCGGGCCTCGGCTACACCGTCGTGGCGGTGAGCGGGCGACCCGAGGAGGCGGCCTATCTGCGCAACCTCGGCGCGGCCGAGGTTCTCGACCGTGCCGGCTTCTCGGAGCCGGGCAAGCCGCTCGGCAAGGAGCGCTGGGCGGGCGCCGTCGACGTGGCCGGCAGCCATACGCTCGCCAATATCTGTGCCACGGCCAAGTACCGCGGCGTCGTCACGGCCTGCGGCCTGGCCCAGGGCATGAGCCTGCCGGCCACCGTGGCGCCGTTCATCCTGCGCGGCGTCACCCTGGTCGGCATCGACAGCGTGATGTGTCCACGGCCTGAGCGGCTGGAGGCCTGGAGGCGCCTCGCCCGCGATCTCGATCCGGCGAAACTCGATGCGATGACGGGCGAGATCGGTCTGTCCGAGGTCGTCGCGACCGCCGAGCGCCTGATGGCCGGACAGGTGCGCGGCCGCATCACGGTCGACGTCAATCGATAG
- a CDS encoding TetR/AcrR family transcriptional regulator, producing the protein MAALSEKGYSATGLDEVLRSVSVPKGSFYHYFPSKDAFGAELIDAYAAYFARKLDRWFLDEGAAPLQRLRNFVADACAGMERYDFRRGCVVGNLGQEMSALPEAFRSRLHGVLLDWQARTARCLEQARAAGEIAADADCEALAAFFWIGWEGAVLRAKLERSSAPLVLFADTFLAGLTR; encoded by the coding sequence ATGGCGGCTCTGTCCGAGAAGGGCTATTCGGCGACTGGCCTCGACGAAGTTCTGCGCAGCGTGAGCGTGCCGAAAGGCTCGTTCTATCACTACTTCCCGAGCAAGGATGCTTTCGGCGCGGAGCTGATCGATGCCTACGCCGCCTACTTCGCTCGCAAGCTCGACCGATGGTTCCTTGATGAGGGCGCTGCACCGCTCCAGCGCCTGAGAAACTTTGTGGCCGACGCGTGCGCCGGCATGGAACGGTACGATTTCCGGCGCGGCTGCGTGGTCGGCAATCTCGGCCAGGAGATGAGCGCGCTGCCGGAGGCGTTTCGCAGTCGCCTGCACGGCGTTCTCCTCGACTGGCAGGCGCGCACGGCCCGCTGCCTCGAGCAGGCGAGGGCAGCGGGTGAGATCGCGGCGGACGCCGATTGCGAGGCGCTCGCAGCCTTTTTCTGGATCGGCTGGGAGGGCGCGGTGCTGCGCGCCAAGCTCGAACGGAGCTCTGCCCCCCTCGTTCTCTTCGCCGACACCTTCCTGGCCGGCCTCACGCGCTGA
- a CDS encoding carboxymuconolactone decarboxylase family protein — protein MLNDWSTYRSNLMSTLKEIGQISPDLIAAHDHIASAAPREPKLDAKTRELIALAVAVTTRCDGCIAVHSEAARKAGASKEEIVDALGVAIALNTGAALVYTARAFDAFTKGAS, from the coding sequence ATGTTGAACGACTGGAGCACCTATCGGTCGAATTTGATGTCGACCCTCAAGGAGATCGGCCAGATCAGCCCGGACCTGATCGCCGCTCACGACCACATCGCGTCTGCGGCCCCGAGAGAGCCGAAGCTCGACGCCAAGACCCGCGAGTTGATCGCCCTCGCGGTCGCCGTGACGACGCGCTGCGATGGCTGCATCGCCGTGCACAGCGAAGCCGCCCGCAAGGCCGGCGCTTCGAAGGAGGAGATCGTCGATGCTCTCGGCGTCGCGATCGCCCTCAACACGGGAGCGGCGCTCGTCTACACCGCCCGCGCCTTCGACGCCTTCACCAAGGGTGCGTCCTGA
- a CDS encoding TetR/AcrR family transcriptional regulator has protein sequence MRDTRAELLAQGEILVRKRGYSGFSYADLSQVIGISKASIHHHFRTKEDLAIALVAAYDRRYDEALARIRAETQDGVTRIEAYGHLYLNGLEQGLGCLCAALAVEQDTLPDALRAAVARFFDKHVAWLVRVIADGIANGSIRADADPEAHARMVVAMLEGALLMERLLAGPHGFTAALKAVTDTLRPAPTGRQ, from the coding sequence ATGAGAGACACCCGCGCGGAGCTGCTTGCCCAGGGCGAAATCCTCGTACGCAAACGTGGATATTCCGGCTTCAGCTATGCCGATCTGTCCCAGGTCATCGGCATCAGCAAGGCAAGCATCCATCATCATTTCCGGACCAAGGAGGATCTCGCGATCGCGCTCGTTGCGGCTTACGATCGGCGGTACGATGAAGCCCTGGCGCGGATCCGGGCAGAGACGCAGGACGGCGTCACGCGCATCGAGGCGTATGGGCACCTTTACTTGAACGGGCTGGAGCAGGGGCTGGGCTGCCTGTGCGCCGCTTTGGCCGTGGAGCAGGATACCTTGCCGGATGCGCTCCGGGCGGCCGTGGCGCGCTTCTTCGACAAGCACGTGGCATGGCTGGTTCGGGTTATTGCCGACGGCATCGCGAACGGCAGCATCCGCGCCGACGCCGATCCGGAGGCTCACGCCCGCATGGTCGTCGCGATGCTCGAAGGCGCACTCCTGATGGAGCGGCTTCTCGCCGGTCCGCATGGCTTCACCGCTGCACTGAAGGCGGTGACGGACACGCTCCGGCCCGCTCCGACCGGCAGGCAATGA